A window from Plodia interpunctella isolate USDA-ARS_2022_Savannah chromosome 2, ilPloInte3.2, whole genome shotgun sequence encodes these proteins:
- the Sdc gene encoding syndecan isoform X2, whose protein sequence is MHLRIYLWLSCVVLAGYVRATEDPAASAVAPSNQAPPEYVDDDGSGLEDESSGSGWGAGPGVDDEDGRGSARLKPSETSNTEVVIGGARDVPPSRPDQTDISISGEETNPEPDHQPDGSSFVESKVGPADNGVLIMNKPEDQATSFFAQPGILAAVIGGAVVGLLCAILVVMFIVYRMRKKDEGSYALDEPKRSPAAASYGKGHNNREFYA, encoded by the exons GACCCAGCCGCAAGCGCAGTAGCCCCATCAAACCAAGCGCCCCCGGAATATGTTGACGATGATGGATCAGGTCTAGAAGACGAGAGCTCAGGGTCCGGGTGGGGCGCCGGGCCGGGCGTCGACGACGAGGACGGGCGCGGATCAG CACGGTTGAAGCCCTCGGAGACAAGCAACACCGAAGTGGTGATTGGTGGCGCGAGGGACGTCCCCCCCTCGCGTCCAGACCAGACTGATATCAGCATCTCTGGAGAGGAAACCAATCCTGAACCT GACCACCAGCCGGACGGGTCGTCGTTCGTGGAGTCGAAGGTGGGTCCGGCGGACAACGGCGTGCTCATCATGAACAAGCCGGAGGACCAAGCCACCAGCTTCTTCGCGCAGCCTGGCATTCTTGCTG CCGTGATTGGTGGCGCAGTAGTTGGACTATTATGCGCGATCCTCGTGGTTATGTTCATTGTGTACCGCATGCGCAAGAAAGATGAAGGTTCTTACGCCCTGGATGAGCCGAAGAGAAGCCCCGCCGCAGCCTCCTACGGGAAGGGACACAACAATAGGGAATTTTACGCGTGA
- the Sdc gene encoding syndecan isoform X1 encodes MHLRIYLWLSCVVLAGYVRATEDPAASAVAPSNQAPPEYVDDDGSGLEDESSGSGWGAGPGVDDEDGRGSGEGPEDDEDFAITTPRPLLSTTNTTLIIVTDDPKSIFHSSFDFYPDVISEPTSAVPYFDVVIPRLKPSETSNTEVVIGGARDVPPSRPDQTDISISGEETNPEPDHQPDGSSFVESKVGPADNGVLIMNKPEDQATSFFAQPGILAAVIGGAVVGLLCAILVVMFIVYRMRKKDEGSYALDEPKRSPAAASYGKGHNNREFYA; translated from the exons GACCCAGCCGCAAGCGCAGTAGCCCCATCAAACCAAGCGCCCCCGGAATATGTTGACGATGATGGATCAGGTCTAGAAGACGAGAGCTCAGGGTCCGGGTGGGGCGCCGGGCCGGGCGTCGACGACGAGGACGGGCGCGGATCAGGTGAAGGGCCTGAAGACGACGAAGACTTCGCCATCACCACACCCAGACCCCTCCTGTCCACGACCAACACTACCCTAATCATCGTCACCGATGACCCCAAATCCATATTCCACTCAAGCTTCGACTTCTACCCAGACGTCATATCGGAGCCGACGTCAGCGGTCCCATATTTCGATGTAGTCATTC CACGGTTGAAGCCCTCGGAGACAAGCAACACCGAAGTGGTGATTGGTGGCGCGAGGGACGTCCCCCCCTCGCGTCCAGACCAGACTGATATCAGCATCTCTGGAGAGGAAACCAATCCTGAACCT GACCACCAGCCGGACGGGTCGTCGTTCGTGGAGTCGAAGGTGGGTCCGGCGGACAACGGCGTGCTCATCATGAACAAGCCGGAGGACCAAGCCACCAGCTTCTTCGCGCAGCCTGGCATTCTTGCTG CCGTGATTGGTGGCGCAGTAGTTGGACTATTATGCGCGATCCTCGTGGTTATGTTCATTGTGTACCGCATGCGCAAGAAAGATGAAGGTTCTTACGCCCTGGATGAGCCGAAGAGAAGCCCCGCCGCAGCCTCCTACGGGAAGGGACACAACAATAGGGAATTTTACGCGTGA
- the Sdc gene encoding syndecan isoform X3, producing MNKPEDQATSFFAQPGILAAVIGGAVVGLLCAILVVMFIVYRMRKKDEGSYALDEPKRSPAAASYGKGHNNREFYA from the exons ATGAACAAGCCGGAGGACCAAGCCACCAGCTTCTTCGCGCAGCCTGGCATTCTTGCTG CCGTGATTGGTGGCGCAGTAGTTGGACTATTATGCGCGATCCTCGTGGTTATGTTCATTGTGTACCGCATGCGCAAGAAAGATGAAGGTTCTTACGCCCTGGATGAGCCGAAGAGAAGCCCCGCCGCAGCCTCCTACGGGAAGGGACACAACAATAGGGAATTTTACGCGTGA
- the LOC128675660 gene encoding mucin-21-like: MAARFLVAVALFALCHCNPVIINGVLYRDARGFSSAQGYSSNFGGLSQASGSATANGAGAQAYGSGSIGPQMIARNDGFEQVYPGQAIAKAEAYEAPAIPMYGAAKAVAQAQNGAYYPVPEPATVITYEQNFEVPAEVSYEIPAPISAQSSAIMNGNSDSSIASAISNGAGLAQSSSQTQRGVDSYGLTSSNVKSFGGYGAADSTANTGYGSAITAARIQGLAGSGSASSKAHSGLGSTLSNAQAQMNGGYGSASSTANTGAYEPTIVAAKTQKKHISWRFGTLYDTPSSHAQAQANTNGFGAAKSTAQTYEPIALSGYNSANANANVNGAGLAKSQANVLGNQGSALSSANIGSGYTAAKSTANNGAMYGGLRSDANAHSSGLGSAISSAKAQELSTGYKITNSAANVSGYGSANAKSYSA; the protein is encoded by the exons ATGGCGGCGAGATTCCTTGTAGCTGTGGCCCTCTTCGCTCTGTGCCATTGCAACCCCGTCATTATAAACG GTGTACTTTACCGTGATGCACGTGGGTTCTCATCGGCCCAAGGCTACAGCAGCAACTTCGGAGGCCTCAGCCAGGCTTCGGGCTCCGCCACCGCCAACGGAGCCGGCGCGCAGGCCTATGGCAGCGGCTCCATCGGCCCCCAGATGATCGCCCGTAACGACGGTTTCGAACAAGTCTACCCCGGCCAAGCCATCGCAAAAGCCGAAGCCTATGAAGCGCCAGCAATCCCCATGTATGGAGCTGCTAAAGCCGTAGCTCAAGCTCAAAATGGCGCCTACTACCCAGTCCCTGAGCCAGCGACGGTCATCACATATGAACAGAACTTTGAAGTCCCTGCGGAAGTCAGCTACGAAATTCCAGCTCCCATCTCTGCCCAGTCTTCAGCCATCATGAATGGTAACTCTGACTCTTCCATCGCGTCTGCCATCTCCAACGGCGCTGGACTAGCTCAGTCCTCCTCTCAGACACAAAGAGGCGTCGACTCTTACGGACTCACTTCTTCCAACGTTAAGTCTTTTGGAGGCTACGGTGCTGCTGACTCCACCGCCAACACTGGCTATGGCTCCGCCATTACTGCCGCTAGAATCCAAGGCTTGGCCGGATCGGGTTCTGCAAGCTCTAAGGCTCACTCTGGATTGGGATCCACTCTCTCAAACGCGCAAGCCCAGATGAACGGCGGATACGGCTCCGCTTCCTCCACTGCCAACACTGGAGCGTATGAACCCACCATTGTCGCTGCCAAGACCCAGAAGAAGCACATCAGCTGGCGTTTCGGAACTCTGTACGACACTCCGTCCAGCCACGCTCAAGCTCAAGCCAACACCAACGGTTTCGGCGCGGCCAAGTCCACCGCTCAGACCTACGAGCCCATTGCCCTGTCTGGTTACAACTCTGCCAATGCCAACGCTAACGTCAACGGTGCCGGTTTGGCCAAGTCTCAAGCTAACGTTCTTGGTAATCAAGGATCCGCCCTTTCTTCCGCCAACATTGGTTCTGGATATACCGCCGCTAAATCTACCGCTAACAATGGAGCTATGTACGGTGGTCTGAGGTCAGACGCTAACGCCCACAGCTCCGGCTTGGGCAGTGCCATCTCCTCCGCCAAGGCCCAGGAACTGTCCACCGGCTACAAGATCACCAACTCAGCTGCCAATGTTTCTGGCTACGGTTCTGCCAACGCCAAGTCCTACAGCGCCTAA